In one window of Nakamurella sp. PAMC28650 DNA:
- a CDS encoding LLM class flavin-dependent oxidoreductase, with product MRLGATLAHLSPGPPMVIAERAKRLVGAGFESLWVPQVIGRGFMVADPFVTLAVAATATEGVELGTATVQVALHHPVDLAHRMLSLALVCGDRLTLGVSPGSTDTDYAAFDQDYAARFRTFEQNMARLRPLLQYGRDARVDIAPADVARRIPLLLGSWGANVERAAREFDGWLASGVRRSTDQIIAAHERFRAAGGRRAIVCALRLADEHDLGPMGEALQRYAEAGFDDAVVLIDPDGPPPEQVRATLG from the coding sequence ATGCGTCTGGGTGCGACGCTCGCCCACCTGTCCCCGGGGCCTCCGATGGTGATCGCCGAACGGGCGAAACGACTGGTGGGCGCCGGGTTCGAGAGTCTGTGGGTGCCGCAGGTGATCGGGCGCGGTTTCATGGTCGCGGATCCGTTCGTCACCCTGGCCGTGGCGGCCACGGCGACCGAGGGCGTGGAGCTCGGGACGGCGACGGTGCAGGTCGCTCTGCACCATCCCGTCGACCTGGCCCATCGGATGCTGTCGCTGGCACTGGTGTGCGGCGACCGGCTCACCCTCGGTGTCAGCCCCGGGTCGACCGACACCGACTACGCCGCGTTCGACCAGGACTACGCCGCGCGCTTTCGCACCTTCGAGCAGAACATGGCGCGGCTGCGGCCTCTACTGCAATACGGCCGGGACGCCCGGGTCGACATCGCCCCGGCGGACGTGGCCCGCAGGATCCCACTCCTCCTGGGTTCCTGGGGCGCCAACGTCGAGCGTGCAGCTCGCGAATTCGATGGCTGGCTCGCCTCCGGCGTTCGCCGTTCGACGGACCAGATCATCGCCGCCCACGAACGGTTCCGGGCGGCGGGTGGCCGGCGCGCCATCGTGTGTGCCCTCCGGCTGGCCGACGAGCACGACCTCGGCCCGATGGGAGAAGCGTTGCAGCGCTATGCAGAAGCCGGTTTCGACGATGCTGTCGTACTCATCGACCCCGACGGCCCGCCGCCAGAGCAGGTACGGGCCACGCTGGGTTAG
- a CDS encoding AAA family ATPase yields MSLVERDDLVARIAAAHAAARAGHGSIVAVSGEAGAGKTSLVRAAFPGRTAAWGFCEPLSTPRPLGPFRDISRIIWGGRADHDLRETLLDWMGGEPIPLVVEDAHWIDDASAELLRFLGRRIEFSRGLVVVTFRDELAPAHPLQSFFGDLASARTVERIVLAPLSADAVAQLTGRAQDVENIYQLTKGNAFLVVELAQASGRRISPTLADEVASRVGRLSDPSRHLVEMLSVIPGRTDTRLLAEDWRHLDEAVVAAILEADDTHVEFRHELIRLTIEDGLHPARKASLHAEVLERLIGLGDTEPAVIAFHAHHAHAVRTAFDAEQAAGDRAVETRSHRAAAEHFSRAVEGAPAGTGPSALALVLIRLAEAEFLAGRGAQALAAANRALALCPPGTDVRVRGTALSWLSRTTPAEAASHAFAQQAVDLLEPLGPTRELAAALAHLALNRMVARALPEARRLARRSVELAEQLGDTPSLVSALQALGCAELLDGGSPSAQHLHRAIELASDGRLHAQLGQAHANLVSATGEARWYAESAKAAEEALAYFVAQDLDLHADYARAWQARCLFEQGRWSQATTSVDAILGAPSSPGGIAAIVAHTVRGRIRARRGDPDVWSPLDHAKRIADTTQSLQRIAPVAAARAEALWLSGRTDDGRSGLIEAYELALARANPWAIGELGLWMWRHRLTDQIPPMAAKPYLLQVQGAFTEAGDLWTDLGCPYEAAEA; encoded by the coding sequence GTGTCGTTGGTCGAGCGCGATGATCTCGTCGCCCGCATTGCGGCCGCCCATGCGGCAGCCCGGGCTGGACACGGCTCCATCGTTGCGGTGTCCGGGGAAGCCGGCGCCGGCAAGACTTCACTGGTGCGCGCGGCCTTTCCTGGCCGGACGGCGGCCTGGGGGTTCTGTGAACCGCTCTCCACGCCACGCCCGCTCGGGCCGTTCCGCGACATCTCCCGGATCATCTGGGGCGGCAGGGCCGACCACGATCTGCGGGAGACGCTTCTGGACTGGATGGGCGGCGAGCCCATCCCACTGGTCGTGGAGGACGCACACTGGATCGACGACGCGAGCGCGGAACTGCTGCGGTTTCTGGGACGACGGATCGAATTCTCCCGTGGCCTCGTCGTGGTCACGTTCCGCGACGAGCTGGCCCCCGCCCATCCCCTCCAATCATTCTTCGGCGACCTGGCTTCCGCGCGCACCGTCGAGCGCATCGTGCTGGCACCGTTGTCCGCGGACGCCGTCGCGCAGCTGACGGGCCGAGCGCAGGACGTGGAGAACATCTACCAGCTCACCAAGGGCAACGCGTTCCTCGTCGTGGAACTCGCCCAGGCGTCGGGTCGCCGGATCTCACCGACCCTGGCCGACGAGGTCGCCTCCCGGGTCGGTCGACTGTCCGACCCGTCCCGACATCTGGTCGAAATGCTGTCGGTGATCCCGGGAAGGACGGACACCCGACTGCTCGCCGAGGACTGGCGACACCTCGACGAGGCCGTTGTGGCCGCCATCCTGGAGGCGGACGACACCCACGTCGAATTTCGACACGAACTCATCCGACTGACGATCGAGGACGGTCTCCACCCCGCCCGGAAGGCCTCGCTGCACGCCGAGGTGCTGGAACGGTTGATCGGACTGGGCGACACCGAGCCGGCGGTGATCGCCTTCCACGCCCACCACGCGCATGCGGTCCGGACCGCCTTCGATGCCGAGCAGGCTGCGGGTGACCGTGCCGTGGAGACTCGATCGCATCGCGCCGCGGCCGAACACTTCAGCCGCGCGGTCGAAGGCGCGCCCGCGGGCACGGGCCCGTCCGCACTCGCCCTGGTCCTCATCCGGCTGGCCGAGGCCGAGTTCCTGGCCGGGCGAGGGGCGCAGGCGTTGGCTGCGGCCAACCGGGCACTCGCGCTCTGCCCTCCCGGCACCGACGTGCGGGTGCGGGGAACGGCGTTGAGTTGGCTCAGCCGCACCACGCCCGCAGAAGCTGCGTCCCATGCCTTCGCCCAGCAGGCCGTCGACCTGCTGGAACCCCTGGGACCCACCCGAGAGCTGGCGGCAGCACTCGCGCACCTCGCACTCAACCGGATGGTCGCGCGGGCGCTGCCGGAGGCGCGCCGGCTGGCCAGGCGCAGCGTCGAACTGGCCGAGCAGCTCGGCGACACCCCGAGCCTGGTGTCCGCCCTGCAGGCGCTCGGCTGCGCGGAGCTCCTGGACGGCGGGAGCCCGTCGGCGCAACATCTGCACCGGGCGATCGAGTTGGCCAGCGACGGCCGGCTGCACGCGCAGTTGGGCCAGGCGCACGCCAATCTCGTCTCGGCGACCGGCGAGGCCCGGTGGTACGCCGAGAGCGCGAAGGCAGCTGAGGAGGCCCTCGCGTACTTCGTCGCCCAGGATCTGGATCTGCACGCCGACTACGCCCGGGCATGGCAGGCCCGCTGCCTGTTCGAACAGGGCCGCTGGTCGCAGGCGACGACGTCGGTCGACGCGATCCTCGGGGCACCTTCCAGCCCCGGCGGAATCGCCGCGATCGTGGCCCACACGGTGCGCGGGCGGATTCGCGCCCGGCGAGGCGACCCGGACGTCTGGTCCCCGCTGGACCACGCGAAGCGCATCGCCGACACCACGCAGTCGCTGCAGCGCATCGCTCCCGTGGCCGCGGCCCGAGCGGAGGCCCTGTGGCTCTCCGGCCGGACCGACGACGGGCGGAGTGGTCTGATCGAAGCCTACGAACTCGCCCTCGCACGTGCGAACCCCTGGGCCATCGGTGAACTCGGACTGTGGATGTGGCGGCACCGACTCACCGACCAGATCCCGCCGATGGCAGCCAAGCCGTACCTGCTCCAGGTGCAGGGCGCCTTCACCGAGGCCGGCGACCTGTGGACCGACCTCGGCTGTCCGTACGAGGCGGCCGAGGCCTGA
- a CDS encoding helix-turn-helix transcriptional regulator codes for MTVRRALDSFTELGAAPGRQRAARQLRRLGVLRIPRGPRTTTAADPAGLTAREREILSWIRGGYTDSEIAGRLHLSVKTVEHHVSAVLRKTNSRSRRQLQVRGDGNET; via the coding sequence GTGACGGTTCGGCGCGCGTTGGACTCGTTCACCGAACTGGGCGCGGCCCCCGGCCGGCAGCGGGCCGCCCGGCAGCTACGCCGACTCGGCGTCCTCAGGATTCCGCGTGGGCCGCGCACGACGACGGCGGCCGATCCCGCCGGCCTGACCGCTCGCGAGCGGGAAATTCTGAGCTGGATCCGCGGCGGCTACACCGATTCCGAGATCGCGGGCCGGCTGCACCTGTCCGTCAAAACCGTCGAACACCATGTGTCTGCAGTGCTGCGGAAGACCAATTCGCGCTCCCGCCGTCAGCTGCAAGTTAGGGGGGACGGCAACGAAACATAG
- a CDS encoding DUF4242 domain-containing protein: MPRYLVERTFPDRLEIPMNAEGAQVCTTVVGNNMKSDVTWVHSYVSTDKSTTFCIYDAPSPEAIRVAAHANELPVDRITEVRVLDPYFYTGPTS, encoded by the coding sequence ATGCCCCGCTACCTGGTCGAGCGCACTTTCCCGGACCGCCTGGAAATCCCGATGAACGCCGAAGGCGCTCAGGTCTGCACCACCGTCGTCGGCAACAACATGAAGTCCGACGTCACCTGGGTGCACTCCTACGTGAGCACCGACAAATCGACGACCTTCTGCATCTACGACGCACCCTCGCCCGAGGCGATCCGCGTTGCGGCGCATGCGAACGAGCTCCCGGTCGACCGGATTACCGAGGTGCGCGTCCTCGATCCCTACTTCTACACGGGCCCCACCAGCTGA
- a CDS encoding MFS transporter, with protein sequence MSVQTPVRLTRVVLGTVVLVSAIALLATDMYVPAFPRVGADLAATATQVQLTLTTFFVGMALGQLIGGPVSDSRGRRVPLLAALFVMTAASFACAFSPTITLMMAARFVQGLAGGWAMVTARAVVVDLSQGPQLVRSLNLVAGVGGIAPIVGPLLGAVILQLSHWQVSFWVVAALGALMIVAVATGIPESLPPARRHRGGLAQLRRAAGQVVGHRAFVGYLVVMAFSMGVTFAYVATSAFILQSTNGLSPIMYSVDFAANAVGLALATLLAARLAGRVLVGPNAGALASAQVPEHPGTGSAVLGFLQWCMAGLVAPIAGLGGEHTAVPMALIILVLAAGSLAAVRALTRPTTSEARSS encoded by the coding sequence ATGTCCGTCCAGACGCCGGTGCGGTTGACCAGAGTCGTTCTGGGGACGGTCGTTCTGGTCAGTGCCATTGCGCTGCTTGCCACCGATATGTACGTGCCGGCATTTCCACGGGTCGGCGCCGATCTGGCGGCCACCGCAACCCAGGTGCAGCTGACGCTGACCACCTTCTTCGTGGGGATGGCGCTGGGGCAGCTGATCGGTGGCCCGGTGTCGGACTCCCGTGGGCGCCGCGTCCCGCTGCTGGCCGCATTGTTCGTGATGACGGCGGCGTCCTTCGCCTGCGCGTTCAGCCCCACGATCACCCTGATGATGGCCGCCCGTTTCGTGCAGGGCCTGGCCGGTGGGTGGGCGATGGTCACCGCTCGAGCGGTCGTCGTCGACCTTTCCCAAGGGCCCCAACTGGTCCGAAGCTTGAACCTGGTCGCCGGGGTCGGCGGCATCGCACCGATCGTCGGCCCGCTGCTGGGCGCCGTGATCCTGCAGTTGTCGCACTGGCAGGTGTCGTTCTGGGTCGTCGCGGCGCTCGGCGCGCTGATGATCGTCGCCGTCGCCACCGGCATACCGGAATCACTGCCGCCGGCTCGGCGGCACCGGGGCGGCCTGGCCCAGCTCCGGCGGGCGGCCGGGCAGGTCGTCGGCCATCGCGCTTTCGTGGGATACCTGGTCGTCATGGCCTTCTCGATGGGGGTGACGTTCGCCTACGTCGCCACCTCTGCGTTCATCCTGCAGTCGACGAATGGTCTCTCGCCGATCATGTACTCGGTCGACTTCGCCGCCAACGCAGTCGGTCTGGCCCTGGCCACTCTGCTCGCCGCGCGGCTGGCCGGTCGGGTCCTCGTCGGGCCCAACGCCGGCGCCCTGGCGTCCGCGCAGGTCCCCGAACATCCCGGGACCGGTTCGGCGGTCCTGGGATTCCTGCAGTGGTGCATGGCCGGTCTCGTCGCCCCGATCGCCGGGCTCGGTGGCGAGCACACCGCAGTTCCGATGGCGCTCATCATCCTCGTCCTGGCGGCCGGCTCCCTCGCGGCAGTGCGAGCCCTCACCCGACCGACAACCAGTGAGGCACGCTCATCATGA
- a CDS encoding cupin domain-containing protein has translation MNIEPAGPTTKNPPAQFAGDVWLDRIALPHQTDQHMVVATVRFAPGARTAWHCHEKGQYLRITQGIGRFGGRDGRIIEAHPGQTVYTPPGEEHWHAATPGVFMEHIAMLENGADPTATTTWLEHITDDEFNGI, from the coding sequence ATGAACATCGAACCCGCCGGACCCACGACGAAGAACCCGCCCGCCCAGTTCGCCGGGGACGTCTGGCTGGACCGGATCGCCCTGCCCCACCAGACAGATCAACACATGGTCGTCGCGACCGTCCGCTTCGCACCGGGTGCCCGCACCGCCTGGCACTGCCACGAGAAGGGTCAGTACCTGCGGATCACCCAGGGCATCGGTCGTTTCGGCGGCCGCGACGGCAGGATCATCGAGGCGCACCCCGGCCAGACCGTCTACACCCCTCCCGGCGAGGAACACTGGCACGCTGCGACCCCGGGCGTTTTCATGGAGCACATCGCGATGCTCGAGAACGGTGCGGACCCCACCGCGACCACGACCTGGCTCGAGCACATCACCGATGACGAGTTCAACGGGATCTGA
- a CDS encoding cation:proton antiporter: MGDARTFAWLIGLLATAILLAVLANRVSDRIRVPAPALFLVAAAIGSDLFPELGRLSPQINQRIVTVALIFVLFDGGMHIGWKRFRTSAGAVVWIGVAGTIVTAGALAVTAHLVLGFSWTTAMLIGAALSPTDPAVVFSVLGQREIQGRSGTILEGESGANDPVGIALMAVLLGTTGGGITAVATGLGEFALQMVVGAAVGVAGGLGLARLMRIPLPNEALYSIRLAAAAVVVYAAATLLFGSGFLAVLVAGILIGDVRAPFKREVERFTSGLSGLGEIVAFTVLGLSISVRDAIRPDVFWAGLAIAAILILVIRPILVGAVTARIKLDRGERAFVLWAGLKGAVPILLGTYVLGVGRADARRVYEIIFVVVLISVVVQGGLVPTFARLLSVPMTTAEPQPFALGLRFTGEPDGVYRCVVAPGARAEGSTVADLNIGDDAWINMIRRDGQLVQIRGNTVLQAGDEVLVQTDPDVDLQDLFRSPPSTGG, translated from the coding sequence ATGGGTGACGCCCGGACGTTCGCGTGGTTGATCGGGCTGCTGGCCACGGCGATCCTGCTGGCAGTGCTGGCCAATCGGGTCAGCGATCGCATCAGGGTGCCCGCGCCGGCGCTGTTCCTGGTCGCCGCGGCCATAGGCTCCGATCTCTTTCCGGAGTTGGGGCGACTCTCCCCGCAGATCAACCAGCGCATCGTCACGGTCGCGCTCATCTTCGTGTTGTTCGACGGCGGCATGCACATCGGCTGGAAACGATTCCGCACCTCGGCCGGCGCGGTGGTCTGGATCGGCGTCGCCGGGACCATTGTGACCGCCGGGGCCCTCGCCGTCACCGCCCACCTTGTGCTCGGTTTCAGCTGGACGACCGCGATGTTGATCGGCGCGGCGCTGTCCCCGACCGACCCTGCCGTGGTGTTCTCCGTGCTGGGCCAGCGCGAGATCCAGGGGCGGTCCGGCACCATCCTGGAAGGCGAATCCGGCGCCAACGATCCAGTCGGAATTGCGCTGATGGCGGTACTGCTCGGCACTACCGGCGGCGGTATCACCGCCGTCGCCACCGGCCTGGGCGAGTTCGCCCTGCAGATGGTGGTCGGGGCTGCCGTGGGGGTCGCAGGCGGACTCGGCCTGGCCAGGTTGATGCGGATCCCGCTACCGAACGAGGCGTTGTACTCGATCCGGCTCGCCGCCGCCGCCGTCGTCGTCTACGCCGCGGCGACGCTGCTGTTCGGCTCCGGATTCCTCGCGGTGCTGGTCGCAGGAATCTTGATCGGCGACGTCCGCGCTCCGTTCAAACGGGAGGTCGAGCGATTCACCTCGGGCCTTTCCGGGCTGGGCGAAATCGTGGCCTTCACGGTGCTGGGGCTGTCGATCTCGGTGCGCGATGCCATCCGACCGGACGTGTTCTGGGCGGGGCTCGCCATCGCCGCCATCCTGATCCTGGTGATCCGACCGATCCTGGTGGGTGCAGTGACCGCCCGTATCAAACTCGACCGCGGCGAACGTGCCTTCGTGCTGTGGGCGGGTCTGAAAGGCGCGGTGCCAATCCTTCTGGGTACCTACGTCCTGGGCGTCGGCCGCGCGGATGCCCGCCGGGTCTACGAGATCATCTTCGTCGTCGTGCTGATCTCCGTGGTGGTCCAGGGCGGTCTGGTCCCGACTTTCGCCAGGCTCCTCAGTGTCCCGATGACCACGGCCGAACCGCAACCGTTCGCCCTGGGCCTGCGTTTCACCGGCGAGCCCGACGGTGTCTACCGGTGCGTGGTCGCACCGGGAGCGCGGGCCGAGGGCAGCACCGTCGCCGATCTGAACATCGGTGACGACGCGTGGATCAACATGATCCGCCGCGACGGGCAACTCGTACAGATCCGCGGCAACACCGTCCTGCAGGCGGGTGATGAAGTGCTCGTGCAGACCGACCCGGACGTCGACCTGCAGGACCTGTTCCGCTCACCCCCGTCGACCGGCGGGTGA
- a CDS encoding MIP/aquaporin family protein encodes MSAVTQPRTAGLNGHRMHAGNVVRAGVAEAVGTFFLIYTGTATAAAGSLGKSTAGTPPDSLAVALAFGLVLAALVGGLGQVSGAHLNAAVTLGLAVTGKFPWRYVPAYLGFQLLGAIAGAAATWATFGNAARNQTHLGATVPSTGVSDVRAFVVEALITFLLVFVIMAVATDPRVPAALAAPSIGFALVAAVLIGGGITGGAVNPDRALGPAIMSGTFTSLWVYLLAPVVGGIAAALLYSNVVAKANAPTVELGDPQAGTAAGDRNLTTGTVSSPTSR; translated from the coding sequence ATGAGCGCAGTCACCCAACCCAGGACCGCAGGATTGAATGGTCACCGGATGCACGCGGGCAACGTGGTGCGGGCGGGTGTCGCCGAGGCGGTCGGCACCTTTTTCCTGATCTACACGGGCACCGCGACTGCCGCCGCGGGCAGCCTGGGCAAATCGACGGCCGGGACACCGCCGGACTCCCTGGCGGTGGCATTGGCGTTCGGCCTGGTGCTGGCCGCACTGGTCGGCGGGCTGGGCCAGGTGTCGGGGGCGCACCTGAACGCTGCAGTCACCCTGGGGTTGGCCGTGACCGGCAAGTTCCCCTGGCGCTACGTCCCGGCCTATCTCGGATTTCAACTGCTCGGCGCGATCGCCGGCGCCGCCGCGACCTGGGCGACGTTCGGTAATGCCGCCCGCAACCAGACCCACCTGGGAGCGACCGTCCCCTCCACCGGGGTCAGCGACGTCCGGGCGTTCGTGGTCGAAGCGTTGATCACCTTCCTGCTGGTGTTCGTCATCATGGCCGTGGCGACCGACCCGCGGGTACCCGCCGCGTTGGCCGCACCCTCCATAGGCTTCGCTCTGGTCGCCGCGGTACTGATCGGCGGCGGGATCACCGGCGGCGCAGTCAACCCCGACCGGGCATTGGGTCCGGCGATCATGTCCGGCACCTTCACGTCCCTGTGGGTGTATCTGCTGGCCCCGGTCGTCGGCGGCATCGCCGCCGCACTGCTCTACAGCAACGTCGTGGCCAAAGCCAACGCTCCGACCGTCGAACTCGGCGATCCGCAGGCAGGTACGGCCGCCGGCGACCGCAACCTCACCACCGGCACCGTGAGCTCCCCGACCTCCCGATAG
- a CDS encoding MarR family winged helix-turn-helix transcriptional regulator, with product MNRRTAEHFPRLDDQLCFALYAATHAITRRYRPLLEAIGLTYPQYLLMLILWQDGRATVGQIARRLELDSHAVTPLVARLDVAGLVHRAAGSDRRQVMVTATARGRELQKAAAAAQAKVADDTGLDPSELADLRHRLRQLTDQLTPETRCSPQPAGEQKKKIERNVP from the coding sequence ATGAATCGTCGCACGGCAGAACACTTCCCGCGCCTGGACGACCAGCTCTGCTTCGCGCTGTACGCCGCCACCCATGCGATCACACGTCGCTACCGTCCCTTGCTCGAGGCGATCGGCCTGACCTACCCCCAATACTTGTTGATGCTGATCCTGTGGCAGGACGGCCGTGCGACGGTCGGGCAGATTGCTCGTCGTCTCGAACTCGACTCGCACGCGGTGACGCCGCTGGTCGCTCGTCTCGACGTGGCCGGCCTCGTCCACCGCGCCGCGGGCTCGGATCGCCGCCAGGTGATGGTTACCGCGACCGCACGCGGCCGCGAACTGCAGAAGGCCGCGGCCGCCGCCCAGGCCAAGGTCGCCGACGACACCGGACTCGACCCCTCCGAGCTGGCCGATCTCCGTCACCGACTCCGTCAGCTGACCGACCAGCTGACCCCCGAGACCAGATGCTCCCCGCAACCCGCGGGCGAGCAGAAGAAGAAGATCGAAAGGAACGTGCCATGA
- a CDS encoding group 1 truncated hemoglobin translates to MTQIIDSDTEVGDISEAAEQVPEDASLYERLGGAYAIAGAVDVLVDRLFANALVNANAGVHAHHGNAANGPGYKFLVTAWSIEAAGGPKCYLGRDMIAAHDGLSIDPAGFDAVAMEIAATLMFLGVPALERDEFNAIIESYRGQVMQAGTV, encoded by the coding sequence ATGACCCAGATCATCGATTCCGACACCGAGGTCGGAGACATTTCCGAGGCAGCCGAACAGGTCCCGGAGGACGCATCTCTGTACGAGCGTCTCGGCGGCGCCTACGCGATCGCCGGGGCGGTCGACGTGCTGGTCGACCGGCTCTTCGCCAACGCTCTGGTCAACGCCAATGCCGGAGTGCACGCCCACCACGGCAACGCCGCCAACGGCCCCGGCTACAAATTTCTGGTCACCGCCTGGTCGATCGAGGCTGCCGGCGGACCGAAGTGCTACCTCGGACGCGACATGATCGCCGCCCACGACGGCCTGTCGATCGACCCCGCCGGTTTCGACGCGGTGGCGATGGAGATCGCAGCCACGCTGATGTTCCTGGGCGTGCCCGCCCTTGAACGCGATGAATTCAACGCCATCATCGAGAGCTACCGCGGCCAGGTGATGCAGGCAGGGACCGTGTAG
- a CDS encoding GNAT family N-acetyltransferase translates to MATNGYSIQPLTAHTWDAFAGLVERHNGIFGGCWCTYFHPECVEREPGYEGSRALKKRLVEAGQAHAALVMVGDEAIAWAEYGTPDELPNIHHRKQYLAEADVTPDYRITCIFVDKRYRRQSYAKVALAGALDQIAAQGGGVVEGYPHETGEKRMNNSFVYNGTRPMYEQAGFEFVRSKGMRNTVMRRTIRPA, encoded by the coding sequence ATGGCGACCAACGGATACTCGATCCAGCCATTGACTGCTCACACGTGGGACGCGTTTGCCGGTCTGGTGGAGCGCCACAACGGGATCTTCGGTGGGTGCTGGTGCACCTACTTCCACCCCGAATGTGTGGAACGGGAGCCGGGCTATGAAGGCAGCCGGGCGCTGAAGAAGCGGTTGGTCGAGGCCGGACAGGCGCATGCGGCACTGGTGATGGTGGGCGATGAGGCTATCGCCTGGGCGGAGTACGGCACCCCGGACGAGCTGCCGAACATCCATCACCGCAAGCAGTATCTCGCCGAGGCCGACGTCACGCCCGACTACCGCATCACCTGCATCTTCGTCGACAAGCGTTACCGCAGGCAGAGTTACGCCAAGGTGGCTCTGGCCGGCGCGCTCGATCAGATTGCCGCGCAGGGTGGCGGTGTCGTCGAGGGGTATCCGCACGAGACCGGCGAAAAGAGGATGAACAACTCGTTCGTCTACAACGGAACACGCCCGATGTACGAGCAAGCCGGCTTCGAGTTCGTCCGCTCCAAGGGGATGAGGAACACCGTCATGCGCCGCACGATCCGACCTGCCTGA